A genomic region of Zea mays cultivar B73 chromosome 6, Zm-B73-REFERENCE-NAM-5.0, whole genome shotgun sequence contains the following coding sequences:
- the LOC100383725 gene encoding uncharacterized protein isoform X1: MSSPLPSVSSVSPKEILVHKAEEFRKLKQGTQRVQEYASVFTKMMRYAPDETSTDKKKQYWFKQGLHRALRTHLATHDFPSLCHMVSKAIVVERERLDYEDSVGFRRKRTGPPNRLGPSQRPQTGLHQSSRGTPCPSASVPSPSYGNTSYQNPSYPKPAASHQAVSVARPAAPAPSSGSSFIFTCFACRNPGHRAADCPSRRQPVYLRPRQYQTPAKSPATGGTPQASQVRVPPPAARGRLNNLTTEDAADASDVALEARSRET; encoded by the coding sequence ATGAGTTCACCACTGCCTTCCGTGAGTTCTGTGTCCCCTAAGGAGATCCTGGTTCACAAGGCAGAAGAGTTTCGCAAGCTCAAGCAGGGGACTCAGCGCGTTCAGGAATACGCGAGTGTGTTCACCAAGATGATGAGGTATGCTCCAGATGAGACCAGTACAGACAAGAAGAAGCAGTATTGGTTCAAGCAAGGGCTCCATCGTGCGCTCAGAACTCACCTCGCCACCCATGACTTTCCCTCGCTCTGCCACATGGTGAGCAAAGCAATCGTTGTTGAAAGGGAGAGGTTGGACTATGAGGACAGTGTGGGGTTTAGGAGGAAGCGCACTGGTCCCCCGAACCGCCTAGGGCCATCTCAGCGCCCTCAGACCGGGCTACACCAGTCCAGCAGAGGCACACCCTGCCCCAGCGCTAGTGTGCCCAGCCCCAGCTATGGGAACACCAGTTACCAGAACCCGAGCTACCCAAAGCCAGCAGCTTCACATCAAGCAGTTAGTGTGGCAAGGCCAGCAGCCCCGGCTCCGTCCTCAGGAAGCTCGTTCATCTTCACTTGCTTCGCGTGCAGAAACCCAGGCCATCGTGCAGCAGACTGCCCCAGCAGGAGGCAGCCAGTGTACCTGCGTCCTAGACAGTACCAGACTCCGGCTAAGTCACCAGCAACCGGAGGCACCCCTCAAGCCAGTCAGGTGCGTGTACCTCCGCCAGCAGCAAGAGGAAGGCTGAACAACCTGACCACCGAGGACGCTGCAGACGCCTCCGACGTCGCGCTCG
- the LOC109940359 gene encoding uncharacterized protein — MLEKTLVDLLHEHNTPEYKGNNGWTPDAWNKIAKEFQERERYADFSKVQIQEKEKELKRDYKMLKDARKQSGVSWDERRCMIQADPPIWDNIIKSFPRAKKFRNKSFPLFEALGELHDGNTAEGAYNFTSTQPNGPDLTQIGTGDVPINVEDHEDVGDPLADHRQNEAEDIVYAVEGVDVNADRQDERPKRTAAVSKNGEEKGPKKQKSSNIEVLMERYLDIRSKQAEDEATQLAREREARGGDDFSIKNCIAVLNTLEVTKEEKVKAYKVFKDPDNRQIFLSACNDDREAALMWLRDEMA, encoded by the exons ATgttagagaagacccttgttgacttgTTACATGAACACAATACTCCTGAATATAAGGGTAACAATGGTTGGACACCTGATGCATGGAACAAGATTGCTAAGGAATTTCAAGAGAGGGAAAGATATGCAGATTTCTCAAAAGTTCAAAtacaagaaaaggaaaaggagttAAAGAGAGATTACAAGATGTTGAAAGATGCAAGGAAACAaagcggagtttcttgggatgagAGAAGGTGTATGATTCAAGCTGATCCACCGATATGGGACAACATAATCAAA TCATTTCCAAGGGCTAAGAAATTCCGCAACAAATCTTTTCCTCTTTTTGAAGCTTTGGGAGAGCTACATGATG GCAATACTGCTGAAGGGGCCTACAACTTCACTTCTACTCAACCAAATGGTCCAGATCTCACACAAATTGGGACTGGAGATGTTCCTATCAACGTAGAAGACCATGAAGATGTGGGAGACCCTTTGGCAGACCACAGACAAAATGAAGCAGAAGACATAGTGTATGCGGTTGAAGGAGTGGATGTAAATGCTGACAGGCAAGATGAAAGGCCAAAAAGGACTGCTGCTGTTTCAAAGAATGGAGAAGAAAAAGGACCAAAGAAGCAGAAGAGTTCCAACATAGAAGTATTGATGGAGAGGTACCTAGACATTAGAAGCAAACAAGCTGAAGATGAAGCGACACAATTGGCAAGAGAAAGGGAAGCAAGAGGAGGTGATGACTTCTCAATTAAGAATTGCATAGCAGTTCTAAACACATTGGAGGTCACAAAGGAGGAGAAGGTCAAAGCCTATAAGGTGTTCAAGGACCCTGACAATCGGCAGATTTTCTTGAGCGCGTGCAATGATGATAGAGAGGCTGCATTGATGTGGTTGAGGGACGAGATGGCTTAG
- the LOC100383725 gene encoding uncharacterized protein LOC100383725, whose amino-acid sequence MSSPLPSVSSVSPKEILVHKAEEFRKLKQGTQRVQEYASVFTKMMRYAPDETSTDKKKQYWFKQGLHRALRTHLATHDFPSLCHMVSKAIVVERERLDYEDSVGFRRKRTGPPNRLGPSQRPQTGLHQSSRGTPCPSASVPSPSYGNTSYQNPSYPKPAASHQAVSVARPAAPAPSSGSSFIFTCFACRNPGHRAADCPSRRQPVYLRPRQYQTPAKSPATGGTPQASQVRVPPPAARGRLNNLTTEDAADASDVALGEFLVNNAFATVLFDSGATSSYVSSKFAAQ is encoded by the coding sequence ATGAGTTCACCACTGCCTTCCGTGAGTTCTGTGTCCCCTAAGGAGATCCTGGTTCACAAGGCAGAAGAGTTTCGCAAGCTCAAGCAGGGGACTCAGCGCGTTCAGGAATACGCGAGTGTGTTCACCAAGATGATGAGGTATGCTCCAGATGAGACCAGTACAGACAAGAAGAAGCAGTATTGGTTCAAGCAAGGGCTCCATCGTGCGCTCAGAACTCACCTCGCCACCCATGACTTTCCCTCGCTCTGCCACATGGTGAGCAAAGCAATCGTTGTTGAAAGGGAGAGGTTGGACTATGAGGACAGTGTGGGGTTTAGGAGGAAGCGCACTGGTCCCCCGAACCGCCTAGGGCCATCTCAGCGCCCTCAGACCGGGCTACACCAGTCCAGCAGAGGCACACCCTGCCCCAGCGCTAGTGTGCCCAGCCCCAGCTATGGGAACACCAGTTACCAGAACCCGAGCTACCCAAAGCCAGCAGCTTCACATCAAGCAGTTAGTGTGGCAAGGCCAGCAGCCCCGGCTCCGTCCTCAGGAAGCTCGTTCATCTTCACTTGCTTCGCGTGCAGAAACCCAGGCCATCGTGCAGCAGACTGCCCCAGCAGGAGGCAGCCAGTGTACCTGCGTCCTAGACAGTACCAGACTCCGGCTAAGTCACCAGCAACCGGAGGCACCCCTCAAGCCAGTCAGGTGCGTGTACCTCCGCCAGCAGCAAGAGGAAGGCTGAACAACCTGACCACCGAGGACGCTGCAGACGCCTCCGACGTCGCGCTCGGTGAGTTTTTGGTTAATAATGCTTTTGCGACAGTACTGTTTGATTCAGGCGCCACCAGTTCATATGTGTCATCTAAATTTGCTGCGCAATAA